The stretch of DNA GATCGGTTCATCCACCGCCGGGAGAAGTACTACTACGCCGTCGATGGGGGTGCGGCCGCGTTCGTCTTCCGGAACCACGTCGAGGGCTGCCTCCCACCGACCGGGAGCGTCGGCACCGAGGACTCGCCGATCGGCGAGATCCCGGCGATCGGGGTGAGCAAGGAGGTCGGGTCGCGGCTCTCGCGGCGTCGGGAGGGCGAGACGATCGAGGTGTCGGTCGACGCCGACGCTCACGACGCGACCAGTCAGAACGTCCACGCCGATCTCGGTCCCGACACCGACGAGGCGGTGTTGCTGACGAGCCACGTCGATGCCCACGACATAGCCGAAGGGGCGATGGACAACGGGGCCGGCACCGCCGTGGTCGTGGAGGTGGCGAAGGCGCTCGCCGAACGCGAGGCGGAACTCGATACCCGCGTCCACCTCGTCGTCTACGGTGCCGAAGAGGTCGGTCTGGTGGGATCGGCCCACGACGCCAACGAGCGCGACCACGGTTCGATCAAAGCCATCGTCAACAACGACGGCGTCGTCCGTGGACGGACGCTCAGTGCCCATACCCACGGGTTCGACGCACTCGGCGAACTCGTTACTGGGGTGGCCAACGACTTCGATCACCCGGTCACGACGATCCCCGAACAGGGACCACACAGCGATCACTGGCCGTACGTCCAGTGGGGCGTTCCCGGCTATCACCTGATGAGCGAGACGGGCGACGAAGGGCGCGGGTGGGGACACACGTTCGCGGACACGCTCGACAAACTCGACGTCAGGAACCTCCGCGAACAGTCGATCCTTCTCACTGAACTGTGCGTTCGTCTCGCGGACGACGAGTTCGCCGTCGAGCACAAGGGGCCCGAGACGATCGCGGCGGCGCTCGAAGCCGAAGATCAGGCGGCAGGGATGAAGATCATCGGCGATTGGCCCTACGACGAGTGAGCCGATCGGACCCCGCTCCGGCAGAGAACGAGACTTTTTAGCCCGCCGCCACCGGTCACAACCGTATGCGCGACGTGCTCGCGGCGTGGCGGCCGGTCATCGACAGGGAGATCGAGCAGTTGCTCCCCCGCGAGATCGACGCCGAGTACGTCGCCCGCGCCTTCGGCGAGCCGAGCTACGAGTACGACCCGGTCGCCATCCAGCGCGCGCTCCCCGGCCCGATCTGGGACCTGCTCGATCGGGGCGGGAAACGCTGGCGCGCGGTGGTCTGCTGTCTCCTGATCGACGGGTTCGGCGCGGACCCCCACGAGTATCTCCCCTACGCCTGCATCCCCGAAATCCTCCACAACGGGACGATCATCGTCGACGACGTCGAAGACGGCGCGACGATGCGCCGCGGCGAGTCCGCGCTCCACCGCGAGGCCGGGACCGACGTCGCGCTCAACGCGGGCAACGCGATGTACTTCCTTCCTCTGAACATCGTCGCGCACAACCCCGGCGATCTCGACGCCGAAACCCGACTCGCGATCTACGAGATGCTGATGTACGAGCTCAACCGGACGCATCTCGGCCAGGGGATGGACATCCACTGGCACAACGAGCAGGCCATCCGGATGACCGAGGCCCAGTATCTCGAGATGTGTGCGTGCAAAACTGGTTGTCTCGGCCGGATCGTCGCACGCCTCGCCGCACTCATCACGGGCCAGTCCGACGAAACCGAACGCTGCGCCGCGCGCTACGCCGAACGGATGTCGATCGCGTTCCAGATCGGTGACGACATCCTCGACATCGAGAACGCCGACGAGGACGGCGGTGCGTTCGGCAAAGCCGTCGGCAACGACATCCGCGAGGGCAAGAAGACCCTGATGGCGATCCACGCCGCGAGCGAGGCCGCTCCCGAGCAGGCCGCGCGGCTCGAAGAACTCCTCTGGGCCGACGACAACTCCGACGACGAGATCCGTGAGGCGATCGACATCCTCCGCGAGACCGACAGCGTGGCGTACGCCCGCGAGCGCGCACTCGAACTCGCTGCCGAGGCGCGCGACGCCCTCCGCGAGCTCGATATCGATGACGAGATCGCCGACGATCTCGCCGAATTCACGCGGTTCGTCATCGAACGCGACGTCTGAGCGACCGGGACGAGAGCTCGGGCGGTGCGGTTGGCGGAGGCGGGGCGGTCCTGGCGGATGAAGGGCGAGGCCGCTTCGCGGCCGAGGGCTTCGGCGGTGCTGTGTGGTTGTGGAGTGGTAGTCATACCGACTGTCCCGCGAGCGATCGTAGTGAGCGAGCGGGCCGAGGAACCCCTGAAAGGGGTGACGTTGGCTTTTTCCCCACGTTTTTGCAAGCGAAGGAGCGACCACAGGGAGCGACTGAGCGAAGCAAAAAGTGGGCGGGTATGCGTGGGACCGGATTTGAACCGGAGCCGGACGATCCGGCTCGCTGCGCTCGCCGGCTGCGACCGGCAGGGTTCAAATCACTCCGTTCGATTCCTGCTGCTCGCGGATTTGCTCGCAGCAGGAATGCGTGGGACCGGATTTGAACCGGCGGACCTCTACAGGACAGCGCCCTCAACGCTGCGCCGTTGGCCTGGCTTGGCTACCCACGCGCGGTTCGTTGATATCCCTTGATCGGGTAAAAGCGCTTCCATTCGACGACCGTCTGGCCGCGACTCACACGCAATGGCTACCAGCCCCGTCTCGCTGTTCGATGCTGTTGCTCGTCGCTTGTCGGTCACGGGACCGTCGAGAGTGAGATTCTTCACTAGTGGATAGTCTCGATCGAATCGCCGTGGTTGTCGCCACGCGATCGTATCTCTGCTATATGAGTACGTTCGAATATTTCCGGGGAGTGAGAATCATACGAGAATTGCACTACTAGATAACCCATTCTAGGAAACAGGCTTTATTATGATGATGTACTAATTTTCAGAATTATCTTTAGACACAAATCTAAGTGGGGTGGCAACGACACCATGTCTCGTATGGAATCGAAGGGCGCAGCAAAAACGGTCGGAGTAGCACTTGTCGTCTGTTTGTTCGTCGTACTCGGAGCGACGGGGGCCGCACTCGCGGTCGGGCACGATACTACCGGGCCGGACAGCACGACACTACAGGATGGAGAGGGGCAACAATCACCCCATCTGAGTAGTCAGTACAGCCTGGCAGCGAACTGTAGCGATACATGCTGTACGGGCGAAAAGGACAGCGATGTCGTCGATATCGACGGCGATCGTAATCAGGTACGGGTCAACGCCGACGCGGCGGGTGTCGGTGGAGCTACCGGCGACTGTACGACGAACGCTGACAACGATATCGTCGATATCGAAGGCGATGGCAACGCTGTTCGCGTCGATATCGATTCGCCAGATACCAACGACGCGGATGAAGCGAGTGACGGGGCGAGCGATACGACTGGCAGCGACGGTAGCGGTACTGACGGTAGCGCCGATAACGGGGCCGATACCGCTGGCGGAGCGGATGGTGCAGACGGAACCGACGGTGCGGACGGAACTGATGGAGCGGATGGTGCTGACGGAGCAGATGGTGCGGATGGAGCTGACGGAACGGATGGTTCCGATGGAGCAGATGGTGCGGATGGAGCTGACGGAACGGATGGTTCCGACGGAGCAGATGGCGCGGACGGGGCGGATGGTGCTGACGGAGCAGATGGAACGGATGATGCAGACGGAACGGATGGTTCCGACGGAGCAGATGGTGCGGATGGAGCTGACGGAACGGATGGGAGCGACGGTGCGGATGGGGCGGACGGGAGTGATGGGGGCGACGGTGGGGATGGGGCGGACGGAACGGATGGCGATGACAGTGGAGACGGAACGGACGGTGCGGATGGGGACGACGGGTCGGACGGTGACGACGGTGAACGAACCATTGTCGTTGAGGGCAGCGAAATCACCGTCGACAACGACATCAGCGACGAACGAGTGCAGGAGATCATCACTCAGATCCAAAACAACGTCGATACCGACACGACGGTCACCACCGAGACGATCAATCGGATCATCAACGAGAACAACATCAACAACACCGATATCAACAACATCGATCTCAGTGATCTGATCGATATCATCAACGATCCCGACGACGAGACACCCGACGATGGGAACGAAACACCGGGCGACGGCAACGAGACGCCGGGCGACGGCAACGAGA from Halococcus salifodinae DSM 8989 encodes:
- a CDS encoding M28 family peptidase; the encoded protein is MTNWIGDVFTSDVGWNHLETLVDIGDRMAGSDGERRAAEATRDALANVGARNARLEEFDIQGWTRGSAAIGAGDSSRETIALPRSPAGEVAGEFVDLGYGLPSDFEETDIEGKVVMVASNVPGHYDRFIHRREKYYYAVDGGAAAFVFRNHVEGCLPPTGSVGTEDSPIGEIPAIGVSKEVGSRLSRRREGETIEVSVDADAHDATSQNVHADLGPDTDEAVLLTSHVDAHDIAEGAMDNGAGTAVVVEVAKALAEREAELDTRVHLVVYGAEEVGLVGSAHDANERDHGSIKAIVNNDGVVRGRTLSAHTHGFDALGELVTGVANDFDHPVTTIPEQGPHSDHWPYVQWGVPGYHLMSETGDEGRGWGHTFADTLDKLDVRNLREQSILLTELCVRLADDEFAVEHKGPETIAAALEAEDQAAGMKIIGDWPYDE
- a CDS encoding polyprenyl synthetase family protein, producing MRDVLAAWRPVIDREIEQLLPREIDAEYVARAFGEPSYEYDPVAIQRALPGPIWDLLDRGGKRWRAVVCCLLIDGFGADPHEYLPYACIPEILHNGTIIVDDVEDGATMRRGESALHREAGTDVALNAGNAMYFLPLNIVAHNPGDLDAETRLAIYEMLMYELNRTHLGQGMDIHWHNEQAIRMTEAQYLEMCACKTGCLGRIVARLAALITGQSDETERCAARYAERMSIAFQIGDDILDIENADEDGGAFGKAVGNDIREGKKTLMAIHAASEAAPEQAARLEELLWADDNSDDEIREAIDILRETDSVAYARERALELAAEARDALRELDIDDEIADDLAEFTRFVIERDV